The segment CGCTCCTGCTCGGCGCCTTCCTGCTGGCCTTCCTCCCGATGTACTACCGGTTCCCCGGCGAGCGCGTGACCGTCGGGGACGCGCTGCCCGGGGCGGCGTTCTCGGCGGTCGTGTGGACCCTCTCGGCGCTCCTCTTTCGCGTCTACGCCGCGACCTCCGACAGCGTCGAGCTCTACGGGGTCGCCGGTGCGGTCCTGCTCGTTCTCACCTGGCTCTATCTCGGCGGCCTGACCCTGCTGTTCGGCGCGATCCTCAACGCCGTCCTCGCCGGACGGGTCGATGCCGACGAGGGCTGGCTCCCCACGGAGGACATAGAGGAGTAGACGCGACGTCGACGGCTGCTTCAGATCACGCCGGTCACCGTCGCCGCTTCACGGGCCGCCCGATCGTTCATGCCGTTGCCGAGGATGGTGTAGCGATCGCGGATCTCGTGGGCGTGCGTCAACGCCTCGAGGATCTCCTCCTCGTCCATTCCCAGTTCGTCGGCCGTCGTCGGCGCCTCGATGCTCGCGAGCGCGTCGCGGATGTTGCTCCACCGGCCGCTCTCGCCGCTGTGGAGGTACTCGATCATGATCGAGCCGACGCCGACCTGGTGGCCGTGGAGTGCCCGACCCGGCGCGATCCGGTCGAGCTGGTGGCTGAAGAGGTGTTCCGCGCCCGATGCGGGTCGCGAGGAGCCCGCGATCGACATCGCCACGCCCGAGGAGACCAGCGCCTTCGTGACGATCCATGCCGACTCCTCGAGACCCCTCTTGATCGAACCGGCGTTGCCGACGAGCATCTCGGCGGTCATCTCCGAGAGTGCCGCGGAGTACTCGGAGTACTCGACGTTCTGGAGGCGGTTGGCGAGGCGCCAGTCCTTCACCGCGGTGTAGTTCGAGATGATGTCCGCACAGCCCGCCGTCGTCAGCTCCCAGGGGGCGTTCGCCAACACGGCCGTGTCCGCGACCACCGCGACCGGCGGGTCGGCCGCCACCGAGTGGCGGGTGTCCTTCTCGGGGACCGATCCCCGGCCGGAGACGATCCCGTCGTGGCTCGCGGCGGTCGGCACGGAGACGAACCCCATCTCGAGGTCGTCGCTGGCCATCTTCGCGATGTCGATCGCCTTACCGCCGCCGATGCCGACCAGGTACTCCACCTCCTCGGCGCGAGCGGCCTCGATCACCCGCTGGACGGCGTCGAAGCTCGCCTCCTCGACGATGACGGTCGCGGGCTCGATCCCCCGCTCGCCGAAGTCCTTGATCACCCGGCCGGCGGCGATCTCCTTCGGGGTGGGGCTGGTGACGATCAGCGGGCGGCCCGAGAGGTGGAGGTCGTCAATCGCCTCGACGGCCCGATCGAGCACGCCGTGACCGATCAGCACGTTCCGCGGAAGGCGGATCCAGCTGGATTTCTCGAACATACTCGAGGAAGACGCCCGCCGGTCAAACCGTTTGCTCTTGAATGGCCTGAACTCTCAGGCAGCGAGCCGACGGTCCGCGCGGCGCTCGATGCCGGTATGGACGAGTCCGAGTTCTACGATCGAGTGCGGGATCGAGCGTCGTTCGAGAACGAAGGCGAGGCGCTCGCGATCACCCACGCCACGCTCGAGGCGTTCAGCGAGCGGATCAGCGAGGGCCAGGCCCGTGACCTCTCGGCGGAGCTCCCCCGGCCGATCGCAGAGAGCCTGACACATCACCACGGCAACCCCGCGAAGCTCTCGCTCGCGGAGTTCGTAGAGCGGATCCAGGACCACGACGAGGTCGACGCCGACCTCGAGGAGCGAGACGAGCGGATCGCCGCGGTGCTCGGCACGCTGGCCGAGGCGACCGACGAGGAGTTCGATGACCTCCGAGACCAGCTCCCGAGCGAGTTCGAGGAGCTGATCGAGTCCGCGGAAACCGAGCGCGAACTCGAGAGCTAGAACCCGCGTCACCTCGGAGCCGAGGCCCGTTTTTCACGCCGCGTTCATGCCGGTGCCGGCGACAGATACACGGCCGACCGAGTGCTCTGTGTGTCCATGCCTCTGGCGGCCGGATTACTCGACTATCTCGCGGATACCGAATCGCTCGCCATCGTCTGTCACGGAAACCCCGACCCGGACTGCATCGCGAGCGCGCTGGCCCTGGAGACCATCGCGAGCGAGGCCGGAGTCGCGGACGCCCAGATCTTCTACAGCGGCGGGCTCGGCCACCAGCAGAACAGGGCGTTCGTCAACCTGCTCGACATCGACATGGAGACGGTGAGCGCCACCACGCTCGAGGAGTACGAACGCGTCGCGCTGGTCGATCACTCGACGCCTCGGATAGCGTCGTTCGAGGTGGGTCCCAAGGACGTAGACGTCGTCATCGATCGCCATTCGTCGACGGAGACCGTCGACGCCGCGATCGTCGACCGCCGCGAGGAGTACCACGCGACGACGACGATCCTGATCGAGTACCTCCTCGAACTGGGGATCGAGATCGACTCCCGGCTGGCCTCCGCGCTGCTGTTCGCCCTCCATCGGACCTGTCTCGACTTCGTCCGACGCCCCTCGATCCACGAGTATCGGGCCGCGCTCGCCGTCTATCCGCTGGCGGATCTCGAACTGATCGATCACCTCTACGGCGCGGCGTTCACCCATACGACGATGGACGCGATCGGCGAGGCGATCCGGAATCGGGTCGTCCGGGGCTCGACCCTCATCACGAGCGTGAGTCGTGCCTCGGAGGACGGCGCGCTGGCCCAGGCCGCCGATTACCTGCTCGCGCTCGAGGGGATCGACACCGTGCTCGTCTTCGGCAACGCCGACGGCGGCGTCCAGCTCAGCGCGCGATCGATCGATTCTCGCGTGGACATCGTTGACGTCCTCGAACGGGGGTTCGGCGAGTTGGGGGACGTCGAAGGGGACAAGAACAACGCCACCGGGTCGATCGAGATCGGCCTCCTCTCGCTGGTGGAGGATCACGACGCCGTCTTCGACCTCGTCACCAGCCAGGTCCACCGTCGGTTCTTCGATGCACTCCAGGCCGGCTGACGCTCGACCCCCGACGGCCGACCCCGGACGGATCGCGTCGAGTGAGGCTCAACCGTCGAAGCCGTCCGTCACTTCCCTCGTAGACGGTGGCCGGTTCAGAGCGTCTCCAGCACGCCCAGCAGCCGCTCCTCGATCGCGCGGCCGGGGTCGTGTTCGCTCCCGTCGCGATCGCTCTCCTCGTGCTCGGCGACGGTGCGGGCCATCGCCTCCTCGATCGGCGTCGACTCCCAGCCCAACGCGGCGAGCTTCGCCGTCGTCATGACGTGCGGGTAGTCGCGATACAGGGTGAACTCCTCGGCCGAGAGCCCGACGGCGTCGAGTTCACGCTCGCCCACATGGACGATCTCCACGTCGGTTCCGGCCACGTCGGCGATCAGGTCGAGGCCCTCCTCGATCGTGGTCAGCCGTCGATCGCCGACGTTGTACGCCTCCCCGGGGTCGCCGCGTTCGGCGACGATCCGAAGCGCGCTCGCGACGTCCTCGACGTACGCGCGGTGCCAGAGGTGCTGGCCGTCGCCCGGGACGACGACGCGATCGTACTCGAGCACCCTGGCGATCCAGTAGTCGAGCCGTTCGGTGTAGTCGTACGGGCCGTAGACGACGCAGGGCCGGACGCTCATCGCCTCGATGCCTCGGGAGGCGGCCTCGTGCACGGCGCGGTCGCCCTCCGCCTTTCGCGGGCCGTAGGTCGCCGGCGACTCGTCGGTCGCCTGCTCGGGCGAACAGTCGTGCAGCGGCGTCCCGCCCTCGCGTTTGGGCACCTCCTCGCGGCCGTAGGCGCTGCCGCTCGAGACGTAGACGTAGCGGGCGTCCGAGAACGCCTCGGTGGCGACCCGAACCCGTTCGGGATGGTAGGCCACACAGTCGATCACGACGTCCGGATCGACCGAGAGTGCTGCGGCCTCCAGGGCGGTTCGGTCGTCGCGGTCGCCCTCGACGTGCTCGACGTCCTCGACGTCGGAGAAGGGATTTTCGTGGTTGCCGCGGTTGAAGATCGTCACCTCGTAGCCGTGGTTCAGAAACTCCTCGACGGTGTGTCGGCCGATGAAGCGCGTCCCGCCGATAACGAGCGCCGTATCCATATCGACACCACGGGGACGGGAGCTATAGAGCCGGCGGTCCGGCGACGGTTCGCGGGACCGAAATCGGAATCGGGGTCGGAATCGAGGTCGGCGTTCCCTCCGCTCAGAACGGGTCCTCGAAGTCGTTGCGGATGAAGTAGCGGACCCAGTTGCCGTACGTGCGGTCGGTGACGTCGTCGGCGACCTGTTCGTACTGAACGACGCCGTCGGTATCGATGACGTAGACGCCGGAGATCCCGGTGAGGCCGTGGCTGGTCTCCTCGGTGCCGCTGTACTGGTCCGCGACCTCGCCGTCGGGATCCGCGAGCAGCTGGAGGTCGAGGTCGTAGCGGTCGCGCATCTCGGTGACCCGGTCGAGCGGGTCGACGACGACCGGGAGGACGTCGACCTTGTCGTTGAACCAGAGGTCGTAGGAGACCTCGCTGAACGTCTGGAGCTGTTCGGCACAGAAGCTACACCAGTGGCCGCGGTTGACGACCACGACCGCCGGGCCCTCCTCCAGTCTGTCGGAGAGCGTGATCGGTTCGCCGGCAGTGCTCTCGAGCGTGAAGTCTGGCGCCTGCTCGCCTTCGAGTGACATTACGTTCGGACGGACGGTACGACGCCGTTTAGACCCCCGTCGGATCGGCACGGCGCTCGCAAACCCGATGATCGTTCGGGGGGTTCGAACGGATCAGTGATTCCGGTAGTAGACCTTGCCGCCGACGACCACGGTGTCGGGCGACTGGAACGCGCGGGGGTAGCGGATCCGGTCGACGAGATCCGAGACCTTCCAGCGGAAGGTCCACCATTTGCAGAGGCAGAACCCCAGCGCGATCACGGCGAACCCCATCACGGTGGCCTCGGTGATCGGTTCGCCGAGCAGCGCCCACCCGCTCGCCGCCGCGACGACCGGCACGGCGTAGCTGACGAGGCTGGTCTCGATCGGGCCGACCCGCTCCTGGAGGTCGAAGTAGGCGAGATAGCCGATCGCGCTCGCACAGACCGCCAGGAAGACGATCGCGCCGATCGCCTCCGGGGTCCACCGCGCGGCGCCGATCGACTCTGCAGGGTGTAGCGCGCTCGTGGTGTGGAGGAAGAGCGCGCCGACGATCATCATCCACGCCTGTAGCGGCACCATCGGGAGGGTCGTCCGGACTCGGACCGCGAACACGGCACCGAACGCGAAGCTCATCGCCGATCCCATGAGCAGGGCGATCCCGTAGAGCTGGTCTCCCCCGCTCAGGTCGCCACCCGGCTGGGCGACGATCGCCACGCCGAGCAGGCCGAGACCGACGCCGAGGACGCCGAGCGGCCCGAGGCGCTCGTCGGGCAGCAGCGCGATCGCGAACACCGGCGTCACCACCGGCGTGAGGCTCAACACGATCGCGGCGACGCCGCCCGTGACGTACTGCTGGCCGGTAAAGAGCAGCGCGAAGTGTCCACCGATCAGGAGCACGCCTCCTATCAGAATCAACAGCCAGTCCTGGTACGTCGTCGGCCGCCAGCGGTAGCCGGCGACGACGACGTAGCCGAACAACAGGACGGCTGCGATGTCGTAGCGCAGCGCCGCGAACAGCAGCGGCGGAAGCGATTCCAGACCGACGTTGATCGCGGGAAACGACGTTCCCCACACCAACGCGACCACCATGAACAACCCAACGTTACGGAACTTCGATATGTCTGCATTTATCATTTCGTGTAGTCGTCAATCCTCAGTATATCGGACGTAGATGGCCTGTACTCATGAATCTTCTCGAAGAAGCGTTACCGTATCACACGCCCGCATACGGCGATCTAGTCAGGATCTATATAGTAATCTTTCACGCGGATCTCGTCGTTCGACGAGCGGCTACTCGGCGCCGCGAACGCTGTCGATGACGGCGTCTCCCTTGGGAGGGGTCGGCGAGTCAGAAGAGCCCGCGGTCGTCGACGACGCGGTCGCGAGCGACCGGCGTTCAGTCCGCGCTCGCGCCGTGGGTCGTGACCGCGTCGGCCGCGTCCGCGGGGGCGGGCGGGAAGTCCCGGACGTCCTCCGCGTCCTGCTCGGTGATGACTTCGTGGTAGGCGTCGGGCATCACCTTCACGAACTGCCCGACGTACTCCTCCCAGTTCTCGAGGAGTTCGCGGGCGCGCTCGCTGTCGGTGTAGGCGGCGTGGTTCTCGACCAGCCGCCGGAGCATGCGCTCGTCGCGCTCCTCGAGTTCGTGCGAGAGCGTCACCATTCCCGTGTTCGTGCGCTCCTCGAAGTCGCCCGGCTCGTCGAGCACGTAGGCCACGCCGCCGCTCATGCCGGCGGCGAAGTTCTTGCCCGTCTCGCCGAGCACGGCGACGACGCCGCCGGTCATGTACTCACAGCCGTGGTCGCCGATCCCCTCGACGACCGCCTTGACGCCCGAGTTCCGGACGCCGAAGCGCTCGCCTGCCTGGCCGTTGACGTAGAGCTCGCCGTCGGTCGCGCCGTAGAGCGCGACGTTGCCGATCGCGATGTTCTCCTCGGGGACGTAGCCCGCGTTCTCGGGCGTGTCGATCACGAGCTTCCCGCCCGAGAGCCCCTTGCCGACGTAGTCGTTCGCGGTGCCGGTGAGGTGCATCGAGACGCCGGGCGCCAGGAAGGCCCCGAAGCTCTGACCCGCGGTCCCCCGCAGGCCCACCCTGATGGTGTCGTCCTCGAGTCCCTCGCCGCCGTAGTTCCTGGAAACGCGGTTCGAGAGCATCGCGCCCACGGTGCGATCCACGTTCCGGATCTCGTGCTCGACAGCGACCGGCTCGGCGTCCTCGAGGGCGGGTGCGGCCGCCTCGATCAGCTCGCGATCCAGCTGTTCGTCGATCTCGTGGGTCTGCTCGCGCGTCTTCGTTCGGTCGTCGTCACCCGCGGGTTCGGCGAGCACCGTCGAGAGGTCGAGCTTCCGTGCCTTGGGCTGGCTGACGTCGTCGCGCTGTACGAGGTGCTCCGGCCGTCCGACCATCTTCTCGACGGTCTCGTAGCCGAGTTCGGCCATGATCTCGCGGAGCTCCTCGGCGATGAAGGACATGTAGTTGATCACGTGATCGGGCTCGCCGGGGAAGCGCTCGCGAAGGTTCATGGCCTGGGTGGCGACGCCGACGGGGCAGGTGTTGTTGTGACACTGCCGGGCCATCACGCAGCCCGAGGTCACCAGCGAGGCGGTGCCGAAGATGTACTCCTCTGCGCCCAACAGCGCGGCGACCGCGACGTCCCGGCCCGTCTTCATGCCGCCGTCGGCCGAGACGCGGATGCGCGATCGGAGGTCGGTCGCGCGGAGCATCTGGTTGGCCTCCGCGAGCCCGAGCTCCCAGGGCAGGCCCGCGTGTTTGATCGACGTCCGCGGCGAGGCGCCGGTACCGCCCGAGTGGCCCGAGATGTGGACGACGTCGGCGTTGGCCTTCGCGACGCCGGCGGCGATGGTGCCGATGCCCGCCTCCGAGACGAGCTTGACGTTGATGTCGGCCTCCTCGTTCGCGGACTTCAGGTCGTGGATCAGCTGTTTGAGGTCCTCGATGCTGTAGATGTCGTGCAGCGGCGGCGGCGAGATGAGCCCGACGCCGGGGGTGGCGTAGCGGACGTGGGCGATCATCTCGTTCACCTTCGAGCCGGGGAGGTGACCGCCCTCGCCGGGTTTACTCCCTTGAGCCATCTTGATCTGGAGCTCGTCGGCCGAGGAGAGGTACTCGCTGGTGACGCCGAAGCGCCCGCTCGCGACCTGCTTTACGTTACACTCCTTCTCGGTGCCGAAGCGTTCCGGAGGCTCGCCGCCCTCGCCCGAGTTGGACTTCCCGCCGATGCGGTTCATCGCGATCGAGTTGTTCTCGTGCGCTTCGGGGGAGAGACTCCCCAGGGACATCGCCGCCGTCGAGAACCGCTTTACGATCTCCTCGGCGGGCTCGACCTGCTCCTTCGGGATCGGCTCGCGGTCACTCTCGAACTCGAGCAGGCCACGCAGCGTCTGGAGCTCCTCGTGCTGGTCGTTGATCATCGAGGCGAACTCCTCGTACATCTCGTAGTCGCCGTTACGGACGGCCTGCTGGAGCTTGCCGACGGTCTTGGGGTTCCACTGGTGTTTGATTCCGCCCGAGCGGTGTTCGAACTCGCCCTGGCGCTCGATCTGCGGGTCGTCGCCGAAGCCGACCGCGTGGCGTGCGAGCAGGTCCTCCTCGATCTCGTCGATGCCGATTCCCTCCGTCTTGGCGTCGGTGCCCTCGAAGTACTCGGCGACGAAGTCGGAGTCGAGGCCGACGGCCTCGAAGATCTGGGCGCCCTGGTAGCTCTCGACGGTGGAGATGCCCATCTTCGCCATCACCTTCAGCAGGCCGTCCTCGAGCGCGCCGATGTAGCCCGCGATCGCGGCCTCCTCGTTCGCCCCGTCGGACCCCGACACGAGGTCCGCGATCGTCTGATAGGCCAGATAGGGGTTGACCGCGCCCGCGCCGTAGCCCACCAGCGTCGAGAGCTGGTGGACGGTTCGGGGGTCGGCCGACTCGACGACGAGCCCGGCGTGGTTGCGAAGCCCGTTGCGGACGAGGTGGTGGTGAACCGCGCCGGTCGCGAGCAGGCTCGGAATCGCGACCCGATCGGGTCCGGTCGCTCGATCGGAGAGCACGATGATCGCGGCGCCGCCCTCGATCGCCTCGACCGCGTGCTCGCGCACCTCCTCGACCGCGCTCTCGAGGTCGCCCTCCGGGTCGTAGGTGACGTCGATCGTCTCGCTCGTGAGACCGGCGCGGTCGAGATCCTTGATCGCCGCCGTCTGCTGGTCGGAGAGGATCGGCGAGTCGAGCACGAGCTGGCGGGCGTGTTCGGGCGACTCGTCGAGCAGGTTGGGCTGGTGGCCGAGCCGGCTCTCCATCGAGGTCACCAGCTCCTCGCGGATGTAGTCGAGCGGCGGGTTGGTAACCTGTGCGAACAGCTGCTTGAAGTAAGAGAACAGCGGGCGGTTGAAGTCCGAGAGGACGGAGAGCGGGGTGTCGTCGCCCATCGACCCCACGGGGTCCTTGCCCTTCTTCGCCATCGGCTCGAGCAGGTTGTCGAGCTCGTCGTGGGTGTAGCCGTAGGCGGCCTGCAGGCTCCGCAGGTCGCCGTCGAGCGCCGAGAGCGAGAGGTCGTCGGGCCGGGGCTGCTCGTCGGTCGAGCCCTGATCGGCGAGGTCGTCGGCGAGATCGTCGATGTCCACCTGCTCGCTCTCGACCCACTCGGCGTACGTCTCGTCCGTGAGCGAGTCGAACACCTCGGCGTCAGGGATCACTCGTCCCTCCTCGGGGTCGGCGAGGAACAGCTGGCCGGGCTGGAGGCGGCCGCGCTCCTCGATCTCCTCGGGGTCGGGATCGAGCGCGCCGGCCTCGCTCGCCATGATCAGCGTGTTGTCGGTCGTGACGTCGTACCGGCAGGGTCGAAAGCCGTTCCGGTCGAGCACCGCGCCGACGCGGTCGCCGTCGGTCGCGGCCACGAGCGCCGGGCCGTCCCACGGCTCGGTGAGGTTGGCGTGGAAGTCGTACCACGCCTGCCTGTCGGGGTCGAGGTCGTTGGCCTCGTCGCGCCAGGCCTCGGGGATCAGCATGCGAAGCGCGTGGGGCAGGTCGCGTCCGCCCTGCATCAGCAGCTCGAGCGCGTTGTCGACGCTCGCGGTGTCGCTCTGGTCGGGGTCGTCGATGATCGGCTTGATCGTCTCGGTGTCGAGCTTCGAGTGGGAGATGTCGGTCTCGCGGGCGCGCATCCAGTTGATGTTGCCCTTGATCGTGTTGATCTCGCCGTTGTGGATGATCCCTCTGAACGGGTGGGCGAGGTGCCACGCGCCCAGTGTGTTCGTCGAGAAGCGCTCGTGGACCATCACGAACGTCGAGCGGACGCGCTCGTCGACCAGGTCGGGGTAGTAGTTCGGCAGCTGGCTCCCCTTCAGCAGCCCCTTGTAGACGAGCGTCTTGCGGTCGAGCGAGCAGACGTAGAACCGCTCCCAGTCGTCGCGCTCCTCGTCGGTGTCCGCCGTCGAACGTTCCTGTACGCGGTTCTCGACCGCCCGACGGCCGACGTAGAGCGCCCGGTCGAACTCCTCGGTCGAGAGGCCGTCGGGGCGGACGAAACACTGGTAGACGTCGGGTTCGGAGTCGAGTGCCGTCTGGCCGATCTCGGAGTTGTCGGTGGGGACGTCGCGCCACGCGAAGACGTCGAGGTCGTGCTCCGCGAGCGTCTCCTCGATCAGCTCCCGAAGCGTCGTGCGTACCTCCTCGTCCCGGGGAAAGTAGATCGAACCGACCGCGTACGTCTCGGGAAGCTCCGCGTCGAGGACCTCCTCGAACAGCTCGTCGGGTCGCTGGAGCAGGATGCCGGCGCCGTCGCCGGTGTTCTCCTCCGCGCCGGTGGTGCCGCGGTGCTCGAGGTTCCGAAGCAGTTCGAGCCCGTCCGCGACGGTCCCGTGGTCCGTGCCGCCGTCGAGATCCATCACGACGCCGACACCGCAGTTCGATCGTTCCTCGGCGGGATCCGCAAGCCCTCGGGGGGTAGTCGTTCCGCTCACGTGGTCGGTCATACACCCATACGCGGACTACGAGCATAAGAGCCTGTTCCTGAAGGACTAAGGGTGTGTTAATGCCATATTATGATCCTTATGTCACTCATGAACAACCGGGATGTATTAACATACGTTCAGCGGTACTCGGACCCGGATAGTGTTGTTATATGTTTTCCCCCCATCCGCCGGACGAACGTCGGCTTCGGTCGGTGGCCTCTCTCTCGGTTCGCTCGTGGATCGGGTAGCGACGGGTTCGAGGGGAAGGGGACGGTCGGGGCGTCGGTCGACGATCGCGCCGGTCAGTAGGACTTCGCGAAGTAGGCGGTCTCGGTAGCCGCCTCGCCACAGACCGCACAGTCGTCCTCGTCGGGTTCGCCGTCGCCCTCGAACGGCACCATCACGATCCCGGCGGCGATCTCGTCCTTGATCGCGGTCTCGCAGCCCTCGTCGCCACACCACGGCGCGCGGACGTACCCGCCGTGCCGGCCGATCGTTCCGAGGAGTTCGGCGCGGTCGCTCGCCTCGCGGACGTTCTCCTCGAGGCGTTCCTCGGCGGCGGCGTAGAGCTTCGCGTAGATCGTCTCGAGGTGTTCGTCGACGCTCTCCGCGATCCCCTCGCGGTCCACGACGCTTTTCTCGCCGTCCGGGCGGTGGACCAGTGTCGCCTCGCCGTCCTCGACCTCGTGGGGGCCGATCTCGACTCTGAGGGGAACGCCATTGAGCTCGTGTTCGTTGAACTTGAAGCCGGGGTTGCGCTCGTCGCGGTCGTCGAACTCGACCCTGAGACCGGCCTCGCGGAGCTCCGCGGTGAGCTCCTCTCCGTACTCGAGCACTTCTTTCCTGTTTTCCTCCTGCCAGATCGGGACGACGACGACCTGCGTGGGGGCCACCGTCGGCGGCAGGACGAGCCCCTGGTCGTCGGAGTGGGTCATGATCAGCGCGCCCAGCGCTCGCCAGGAGAGACCCCACGAGGTAGTGTGGGCGGTCCGTTCCTGCTCGTCCTCGTCGACGTACGTGATGTCGAACGCCCTTGCGAAGTGCTGGCCGAGGTAGTGGCTGGTGCCGCCCTGGACCGACTTGCCGTCGGGCATCAGCGCCTCGACCGTGGTGGTGGTGTCGGCGCCGGGGAACTTGTCGTGTTCGGGCTTTCGACCCCGGAGCACCGGGATGGCCAGGACGTCCTCGTAGACCTTCTCGTACTGCTCGAGGCGGGTCATCGTCTCGTCCCAGGCGTCGGCTTCATCCCTGTGAGCGGTATGGCCCTCCTGCCAGAGGAACTCCTTGGTCCGGAAGAACGGCTTGGTCTCGGTGGCCTCCCACCGGACGACGGAACACCACTGGTTCACCCTCAGGGGTAGGTCGCGGTGACTGCGGACCCACTTGCTCAGGTAGGGGGCGATGATCGACTCGCTGGTCGGTCGGACGGCGAGGCGCTCCTCGAGTTCCTCGTGGCCGCCCTGGGTGACCCACGCCACCTCGGGGTCGAACCCCTCGACGACCTCCTTCTCGCGTTCGAGGTAGCTCTCGGGGATGAACATCGGGAAGTAGGCGTTCTGCACCCCGGTGTCCTTGAACCAGCCGTCGAGGCGGTCCTGGATCGCCTCCCAGAGGGCGTACCCTCGCGGCCGGGTGACGATGAAGCCGCTCATCGGCGCGTAGTCCGCGAGGCCCGCCTTCCTGACGACCTCGGCGTACCACTCGCCGGGGCTGTGCTGTTTCGACTCGGTGATCCCCAGTTCCTGCTCGCCGTCGCTCATCGTAGGGGGGTGGGTGAGGGGGCTACTAAAGGCTGTGCGTCTGGATTTAGTTTCTCGGTAATTAAAGGTAGGTCGTCCCTAGGACCCGCCATGGTCGGTGTCTGTGGCGCGACGGGATCGATAGCGGCCCGTCTCGACGCGCTCGTCGAACCGCTCCGCTGGGGCGAGCACGAGCACGTCGAGACGACGAACGCCGAGCGGCTCGCGATCGCGTCCGCGAGCCGCGGATC is part of the Halalkalicoccus sp. CG83 genome and harbors:
- the gltB gene encoding glutamate synthase large subunit, with product MTDHVSGTTTPRGLADPAEERSNCGVGVVMDLDGGTDHGTVADGLELLRNLEHRGTTGAEENTGDGAGILLQRPDELFEEVLDAELPETYAVGSIYFPRDEEVRTTLRELIEETLAEHDLDVFAWRDVPTDNSEIGQTALDSEPDVYQCFVRPDGLSTEEFDRALYVGRRAVENRVQERSTADTDEERDDWERFYVCSLDRKTLVYKGLLKGSQLPNYYPDLVDERVRSTFVMVHERFSTNTLGAWHLAHPFRGIIHNGEINTIKGNINWMRARETDISHSKLDTETIKPIIDDPDQSDTASVDNALELLMQGGRDLPHALRMLIPEAWRDEANDLDPDRQAWYDFHANLTEPWDGPALVAATDGDRVGAVLDRNGFRPCRYDVTTDNTLIMASEAGALDPDPEEIEERGRLQPGQLFLADPEEGRVIPDAEVFDSLTDETYAEWVESEQVDIDDLADDLADQGSTDEQPRPDDLSLSALDGDLRSLQAAYGYTHDELDNLLEPMAKKGKDPVGSMGDDTPLSVLSDFNRPLFSYFKQLFAQVTNPPLDYIREELVTSMESRLGHQPNLLDESPEHARQLVLDSPILSDQQTAAIKDLDRAGLTSETIDVTYDPEGDLESAVEEVREHAVEAIEGGAAIIVLSDRATGPDRVAIPSLLATGAVHHHLVRNGLRNHAGLVVESADPRTVHQLSTLVGYGAGAVNPYLAYQTIADLVSGSDGANEEAAIAGYIGALEDGLLKVMAKMGISTVESYQGAQIFEAVGLDSDFVAEYFEGTDAKTEGIGIDEIEEDLLARHAVGFGDDPQIERQGEFEHRSGGIKHQWNPKTVGKLQQAVRNGDYEMYEEFASMINDQHEELQTLRGLLEFESDREPIPKEQVEPAEEIVKRFSTAAMSLGSLSPEAHENNSIAMNRIGGKSNSGEGGEPPERFGTEKECNVKQVASGRFGVTSEYLSSADELQIKMAQGSKPGEGGHLPGSKVNEMIAHVRYATPGVGLISPPPLHDIYSIEDLKQLIHDLKSANEEADINVKLVSEAGIGTIAAGVAKANADVVHISGHSGGTGASPRTSIKHAGLPWELGLAEANQMLRATDLRSRIRVSADGGMKTGRDVAVAALLGAEEYIFGTASLVTSGCVMARQCHNNTCPVGVATQAMNLRERFPGEPDHVINYMSFIAEELREIMAELGYETVEKMVGRPEHLVQRDDVSQPKARKLDLSTVLAEPAGDDDRTKTREQTHEIDEQLDRELIEAAAPALEDAEPVAVEHEIRNVDRTVGAMLSNRVSRNYGGEGLEDDTIRVGLRGTAGQSFGAFLAPGVSMHLTGTANDYVGKGLSGGKLVIDTPENAGYVPEENIAIGNVALYGATDGELYVNGQAGERFGVRNSGVKAVVEGIGDHGCEYMTGGVVAVLGETGKNFAAGMSGGVAYVLDEPGDFEERTNTGMVTLSHELEERDERMLRRLVENHAAYTDSERARELLENWEEYVGQFVKVMPDAYHEVITEQDAEDVRDFPPAPADAADAVTTHGASAD
- the proS gene encoding proline--tRNA ligase; the encoded protein is MSDGEQELGITESKQHSPGEWYAEVVRKAGLADYAPMSGFIVTRPRGYALWEAIQDRLDGWFKDTGVQNAYFPMFIPESYLEREKEVVEGFDPEVAWVTQGGHEELEERLAVRPTSESIIAPYLSKWVRSHRDLPLRVNQWCSVVRWEATETKPFFRTKEFLWQEGHTAHRDEADAWDETMTRLEQYEKVYEDVLAIPVLRGRKPEHDKFPGADTTTTVEALMPDGKSVQGGTSHYLGQHFARAFDITYVDEDEQERTAHTTSWGLSWRALGALIMTHSDDQGLVLPPTVAPTQVVVVPIWQEENRKEVLEYGEELTAELREAGLRVEFDDRDERNPGFKFNEHELNGVPLRVEIGPHEVEDGEATLVHRPDGEKSVVDREGIAESVDEHLETIYAKLYAAAEERLEENVREASDRAELLGTIGRHGGYVRAPWCGDEGCETAIKDEIAAGIVMVPFEGDGEPDEDDCAVCGEAATETAYFAKSY